From one Bacillus clarus genomic stretch:
- a CDS encoding plasmid pRiA4b ORF-3 family protein gives MKCYQLHLELVGCPFPIWRKIILPAKLTFADLHDVIQCLFQWEHQHLFEFTVGKYAISAPPDSSISFSTLEKTTPSRMLLAGRTMLLEQIKKKDLIFQYVYDFGDHWLLQIQVENILDQSSDEVTCIGGENAAPLEDIGGIPGYLEFLEAIKDPSHPQYSLYEEWDLLDFDPSFFDIQEVNKGLAYCD, from the coding sequence ATGAAATGTTATCAATTACATTTGGAATTAGTGGGATGTCCTTTCCCCATTTGGAGAAAAATTATTTTACCAGCAAAATTAACTTTTGCTGATTTACACGATGTGATTCAATGTTTATTTCAGTGGGAGCACCAACATTTGTTTGAATTTACTGTAGGAAAATATGCTATATCGGCTCCACCTGATTCGAGCATTTCCTTTTCTACATTGGAAAAGACGACGCCATCTCGGATGCTACTTGCTGGTAGAACCATGTTACTTGAACAGATCAAAAAGAAGGATCTGATTTTTCAATATGTATACGATTTTGGAGATCATTGGTTGCTACAGATTCAAGTTGAAAATATACTGGATCAATCCTCTGATGAGGTAACATGTATAGGCGGAGAAAATGCAGCCCCATTAGAGGATATTGGAGGTATTCCAGGATATCTTGAATTTTTAGAAGCAATAAAAGACCCTTCACACCCACAATATTCACTCTATGAGGAATGGGATTTATTAGATTTTGATCCTTCTTTCTTCGACATACAAGAAGTGAATAAAGGATTAGCCTATTGTGATTGA
- a CDS encoding DinB family protein — MLKLFQYNWQVRDDWFTLCEDIPDEELLKKRVGGFGSILHTLFHIVDVEYMWILGLRGEPVPEEPLFEDYAHLQKVKNLSAQYHEKVKTFVTSWANKMDSRKLSETDFNEEPISPRDAPIRRRVIECTHGEIIRHVIAHEIHHIGQLSIWAREIGKEPVSANLRGRGLFDN; from the coding sequence ATGTTGAAACTGTTTCAATATAACTGGCAAGTTCGTGATGATTGGTTTACATTGTGCGAAGACATACCGGATGAAGAACTATTAAAGAAACGGGTAGGTGGATTCGGCAGTATCCTACATACCCTATTTCACATTGTAGATGTGGAATATATGTGGATCTTAGGTTTGCGAGGTGAACCAGTGCCTGAAGAGCCATTGTTTGAAGATTATGCTCACTTACAAAAAGTGAAAAATCTTTCAGCTCAATACCACGAGAAAGTGAAGACATTTGTGACATCTTGGGCAAATAAAATGGATTCTCGGAAACTTTCAGAAACTGATTTCAATGAAGAACCGATTAGCCCTAGAGACGCACCAATTAGGCGCCGAGTCATTGAATGTACACATGGGGAGATCATACGTCATGTCATTGCCCACGAAATCCACCATATCGGCCAGTTATCTATATGGGCACGTGAAATAGGAAAGGAGCCTGTTTCCGCAAATCTGAGAGGAAGAGGGCTATTCGATAATTAG
- a CDS encoding DinB family protein: MNRMESLLQNWDFCYDKEDWYPPLADALKTLTAEQADWRPAGEHSNTIWETVEHLIFYKKRLLKRITGEESQYPEGLTNEDTFAVASKTESDWEATQNRLKSVHLGIRERITNLNVDQLQALVTNRPLDEWLNSLILHDVYHTGQIILIRKLQGSWPARRSFE; this comes from the coding sequence ATGAACAGGATGGAATCGTTACTTCAAAACTGGGACTTTTGCTACGATAAAGAAGATTGGTATCCGCCGCTCGCTGATGCACTCAAAACGCTTACGGCGGAGCAAGCAGATTGGCGCCCGGCTGGCGAGCATTCGAACACGATTTGGGAGACAGTTGAGCATTTGATTTTTTACAAGAAACGGTTGCTCAAAAGAATTACCGGTGAGGAATCGCAGTATCCGGAAGGGTTGACGAATGAAGATACGTTCGCAGTCGCTTCGAAAACGGAGAGCGATTGGGAAGCCACGCAAAATAGGCTAAAAAGCGTCCATCTTGGCATCCGTGAGCGTATTACGAATTTAAACGTTGACCAATTGCAAGCTCTTGTTACTAATCGTCCATTAGACGAGTGGCTGAACAGCCTCATTCTCCATGACGTTTATCATACGGGCCAAATTATCCTAATCCGCAAGTTGCAAGGCTCTTGGCCAGCGCGCCGCTCTTTTGAATAG
- a CDS encoding IS1182 family transposase: MAIYDMVVSKNNMLRQINELVDFSFILEELKTKYCLDNGRNAIPPIRMFKYLLLKAIFNVSDVDLVERSKYDMSFKYFLGMAPEDDVIDSSSLTKFRRLRLQDVSLVDMLIGKTVEIALEKNIIKSKAIIVDATHTKARYNQKSPKEFLQEKSKHTRKAVYQFDKSMKEKFPQKNTSNEVKDEIPYCEKLNVLKEAVDDTQEHLNYSTDVDARVGYKTVHSSFFGYKTHLAISDERIITAAVVTIGEKSDGHYLQELIEKSKVTGMEVETVIADTAYSGKNNLLYTKEQSIQLTSKLNPMITQNGRAKGKGFDFIKDAGLFVCPAGHLAKRKSKKPDSHPGASARMVYFFDVEKCKVCPLREGCFKEGAKTKTYSVAIKSEEHLDQQAFQETEEFKRLARERYKIEAKNSELKNKHGYDQASAAGLLGMQIQGATTIFAVNLKRILKLLDEKG, encoded by the coding sequence ATGGCCATTTACGATATGGTCGTGTCAAAAAATAATATGCTTCGGCAAATTAACGAACTGGTAGACTTCTCATTCATTTTAGAGGAATTGAAAACAAAATATTGTTTAGATAATGGAAGAAATGCGATTCCTCCGATTCGAATGTTTAAGTACTTATTGTTAAAAGCCATTTTTAATGTATCCGATGTAGACCTTGTCGAACGTTCAAAATATGATATGTCTTTCAAATATTTTTTAGGTATGGCGCCAGAAGATGACGTGATTGATTCAAGCTCACTCACAAAATTCCGCAGACTTCGTCTTCAAGACGTAAGTTTAGTAGATATGCTCATTGGAAAAACGGTTGAAATCGCACTCGAAAAGAACATTATCAAAAGTAAAGCAATCATTGTGGACGCAACGCATACCAAAGCACGTTATAACCAAAAATCACCAAAAGAATTTTTACAAGAGAAATCAAAACATACTCGCAAAGCAGTGTATCAATTCGATAAATCTATGAAAGAAAAATTCCCCCAAAAGAATACTTCTAACGAGGTAAAAGATGAAATCCCTTACTGTGAAAAATTGAACGTGTTAAAAGAAGCTGTAGACGATACGCAAGAACATCTAAATTATTCAACAGACGTCGATGCACGAGTAGGATATAAAACAGTACACAGTTCTTTCTTTGGTTATAAAACACATTTAGCAATTAGTGATGAACGTATTATTACAGCAGCAGTCGTTACAATAGGTGAAAAATCAGATGGACATTATCTACAAGAACTGATTGAAAAAAGTAAAGTAACAGGAATGGAAGTTGAAACCGTCATCGCTGACACGGCTTATTCAGGGAAAAACAATTTACTTTATACAAAAGAACAAAGCATTCAACTGACTTCTAAGTTAAATCCAATGATTACTCAAAATGGGCGAGCAAAAGGAAAAGGATTTGACTTTATTAAAGATGCAGGTTTATTTGTATGTCCAGCAGGACATTTAGCAAAAAGAAAAAGTAAAAAACCAGATTCACATCCAGGAGCAAGTGCAAGAATGGTTTATTTTTTTGACGTTGAAAAATGTAAGGTCTGTCCACTCCGAGAAGGGTGTTTTAAAGAAGGTGCAAAAACTAAAACCTATTCTGTTGCCATTAAATCAGAGGAACATTTAGACCAACAAGCTTTTCAAGAAACAGAAGAATTTAAACGCTTAGCTCGAGAACGCTATAAAATCGAAGCAAAAAATAGTGAGTTAAAAAATAAACACGGGTACGATCAAGCATCGGCTGCGGGTTTATTGGGCATGCAAATTCAGGGAGCAACGACGATATTCGCTGTCAATCTAAAAAGAATCTTGAAGCTTCTGGATGAAAAAGGGTAA
- the xerS gene encoding tyrosine recombinase XerS, whose amino-acid sequence MDYSKQRQKSVHRKKLYENLKEMPFYIEEFVEYKELHDASPSTLLNYVYDFRVFFNWLLSEQIINFKPIKDISFSDLENLKKKDVENFMRFLKLQQNMQNSSVNRKISALKSLFKYLTSLSEDEDGECYFYRNVMAKIEIHKDKETLNARAKRMRSKIFHNDDDQEFLNYVKYEHEKALTKHQLFYFLRDKERDVAILSLFLGSGIRVSELADLRIEDVNLKERLIDVIRKGNKEDSVWITPIALNDLEKYIEIRANKYVPGKELKNVFLSKYKHTAQPLSVRAIQDIVEKYTKSFGKRMSPHKLRHTLANKLYMEEKDSLQVMQQLGHTSQDTALLYTQLGETTIKDSLGRIGKNK is encoded by the coding sequence ATGGATTACAGCAAGCAACGTCAAAAATCCGTACATCGTAAAAAATTATACGAAAATTTAAAAGAAATGCCCTTTTACATAGAAGAATTTGTGGAGTACAAAGAATTGCATGATGCCTCTCCCTCCACCCTACTGAATTATGTATATGATTTTAGAGTCTTCTTTAATTGGCTATTATCTGAACAAATTATTAACTTTAAGCCCATTAAAGACATATCCTTCTCTGATTTGGAGAATTTAAAGAAAAAAGATGTTGAGAACTTTATGAGGTTTCTAAAACTACAGCAAAACATGCAAAATTCTTCTGTTAACAGAAAGATTTCAGCTTTAAAATCTTTATTTAAGTATCTAACTTCCCTTTCAGAAGATGAAGATGGTGAATGCTATTTTTATAGAAATGTAATGGCTAAAATTGAAATACATAAAGATAAAGAAACGTTAAATGCCCGTGCAAAGCGTATGAGATCTAAAATATTCCATAATGATGACGATCAAGAATTTTTAAATTATGTTAAGTACGAACATGAAAAAGCTTTAACAAAACATCAATTGTTTTATTTTCTAAGAGATAAAGAACGTGATGTAGCTATTCTCTCCCTCTTTCTTGGGAGTGGTATTCGTGTAAGTGAGTTGGCCGATCTTCGTATTGAAGATGTAAATTTAAAAGAAAGACTTATCGATGTAATAAGAAAAGGAAATAAAGAAGATTCTGTATGGATTACCCCAATTGCATTGAATGATCTTGAAAAATATATAGAAATTAGAGCGAATAAATATGTCCCAGGGAAAGAATTGAAAAATGTGTTCTTATCGAAGTATAAACATACTGCACAACCTCTTTCAGTTAGAGCTATCCAAGATATAGTAGAAAAATATACTAAATCCTTTGGTAAAAGAATGTCTCCTCATAAATTAAGACATACATTAGCAAATAAGCTATATATGGAAGAAAAGGATTCATTACAGGTGATGCAACAACTTGGACATACTAGTCAAGATACAGCCTTATTATACACACAACTTGGAGAAACAACTATCAAAGACAGCTTAGGTAGAATAGGAAAGAACAAATAA
- a CDS encoding sensor histidine kinase — protein MGIPTLLLNTFIIIICILSYQVFWLDHKEKMACNNILISILSSIAIIFCLTFPFHLHAGFIYDLRFIPVILVFLYGNTKSIIFIGVVYLSYRFYLGGSGVFPSVIIYNIITGVTVTFRYLLPIYFKEKKILLSILLILICTTSLSICGIVTQINTGGKIDSTLIEFLFNYIVINIFTGLLSVYLIEGMIEKFKMKEKIQRAEKFYIASELAASIAHEIHNPLTTVHGFTQLLNDNESSKISQDKYLEIMLIEMQQIQATINNYLSLTKPQNFIKEKLDINHILNQVTDTISPLALSYNVEIKHNIADSLYINADSEKLKLCLINIVQNGIEAMKNGGVLQINIQKIKDDIVIDIIDSGIGMSSQQIKRIALPFYSTTEKGTGLGTMIAYSIIKELNGDIEIESKIGKGTRFSINIPC, from the coding sequence ATGGGAATTCCTACACTATTATTAAATACCTTTATTATTATTATTTGTATTCTTAGCTATCAAGTATTTTGGCTAGACCATAAAGAAAAAATGGCATGTAATAATATATTAATCTCTATTCTTTCCTCAATTGCAATTATTTTTTGCCTGACTTTTCCTTTTCATTTACATGCTGGATTTATTTATGATTTACGTTTTATTCCTGTTATATTAGTTTTTCTATATGGAAATACAAAAAGTATTATTTTTATAGGAGTTGTATATCTTTCTTATAGATTTTACTTAGGCGGAAGCGGAGTTTTTCCATCAGTTATTATCTATAATATTATTACAGGCGTTACTGTAACATTTCGTTACTTGTTACCCATTTATTTTAAGGAAAAAAAGATATTATTAAGCATACTACTTATTTTGATTTGTACAACTTCACTTTCTATCTGTGGTATTGTAACTCAAATTAACACAGGTGGTAAAATTGACTCTACTCTCATTGAATTTTTATTTAATTATATAGTCATTAATATTTTTACAGGATTATTATCAGTTTATTTAATAGAAGGAATGATTGAGAAATTTAAAATGAAAGAAAAGATTCAACGAGCAGAAAAATTTTATATAGCTAGTGAACTAGCTGCATCTATTGCTCATGAAATTCATAATCCACTAACCACGGTACATGGATTCACTCAATTATTAAATGATAATGAGAGCTCTAAGATATCTCAAGATAAGTACTTAGAAATTATGTTAATTGAAATGCAGCAAATACAGGCTACTATTAATAATTATTTATCTTTAACCAAACCACAAAACTTTATAAAAGAGAAGCTAGACATTAATCACATTTTGAATCAGGTAACAGATACTATTTCACCACTCGCTCTATCATATAATGTTGAAATAAAACATAATATTGCAGATTCTCTTTATATAAACGCTGATTCTGAAAAATTAAAACTGTGTCTAATCAACATCGTACAAAACGGAATTGAGGCTATGAAAAATGGTGGAGTATTACAAATAAATATACAAAAAATAAAAGATGATATTGTAATTGATATTATTGATTCAGGAATTGGAATGTCCTCTCAACAAATAAAACGAATTGCCTTGCCGTTTTATTCAACAACAGAAAAAGGTACTGGGCTTGGTACTATGATTGCTTACAGTATTATAAAAGAATTAAACGGAGATATAGAGATAGAGAGTAAAATAGGAAAAGGAACACGCTTTTCTATCAATATCCCCTGCTAA
- a CDS encoding resolvase, with protein MKKYTDKHPGMNHAIELRKHTTKTVKEICQITGVSQAALYRRLKELE; from the coding sequence TTGAAGAAATACACGGATAAACACCCAGGTATGAATCATGCGATTGAATTACGGAAGCACACCACTAAAACAGTGAAAGAAATATGCCAAATTACAGGTGTGAGTCAGGCCGCTCTGTATCGTAGATTAAAAGAACTTGAATAA
- a CDS encoding recombinase family protein, translated as MLTYCETNQVELLEEYIFEEKQSGKNMEREQFQILMKQLNPGDTLIVYKLDRLGRNLSDMIRTHEKLIKNDIGVIAISDNIDTRKKDNMTTKVMVTILSLFADIERNYILERTQAGRMKYVESGGKLGRTPKINKSKTDLILELLNQGKTKQEIADFLNVDRTTIYRTLKRNGY; from the coding sequence ATACTTACATATTGCGAAACGAACCAGGTTGAATTGTTAGAAGAATACATTTTTGAGGAAAAGCAAAGTGGAAAAAATATGGAGAGAGAACAATTCCAAATTCTTATGAAGCAATTAAATCCAGGGGACACACTTATTGTCTATAAGTTAGATCGTTTAGGTAGAAATCTTTCTGATATGATCCGTACTCATGAAAAACTGATCAAAAATGATATTGGCGTCATTGCTATTAGTGATAACATTGATACTCGGAAGAAAGATAATATGACTACTAAAGTCATGGTTACAATCTTATCTTTATTTGCTGATATTGAACGAAACTATATACTGGAGCGAACGCAGGCTGGTCGTATGAAGTATGTAGAAAGTGGTGGGAAACTGGGGAGAACCCCTAAGATCAATAAGTCTAAAACTGATTTGATACTTGAGTTACTTAATCAAGGAAAAACGAAACAGGAAATTGCTGATTTTTTAAATGTTGACAGAACCACTATTTATCGCACATTAAAACGAAATGGTTATTAA
- a CDS encoding IS6 family transposase — protein sequence MGYFKGKQFKKDIILVAVGYYCRFSLSYRDISELLRERGISVHPTTIMRWVHEYGNVIYQIWKKKNKKVQSSWKLDETYIKVKGKWRYLYRALDKGGYTLDIQLRKTRDHQATYAFMKRLVKAFGEPTVLTTDKAPALLCAFNKLKEQGFYRRTTHCTVKHLNNLIEQDHRHVKRRFAKSTGFQSLRHTSRTLKGIETVHALYKQKRSLQQPNFVFSTYNELQQLLTIA from the coding sequence ATGGGATATTTTAAAGGAAAACAATTTAAGAAGGATATTATTTTAGTAGCCGTTGGCTACTATTGTCGTTTTTCTTTAAGCTATCGCGATATCTCTGAACTTTTGAGAGAGCGTGGCATATCGGTTCACCCAACAACTATTATGCGTTGGGTCCATGAATATGGAAATGTGATCTATCAAATCTGGAAGAAGAAAAACAAAAAGGTACAATCATCGTGGAAATTAGATGAAACTTATATAAAAGTGAAAGGAAAATGGCGTTATTTATATCGTGCGCTCGATAAGGGTGGATATACATTGGATATTCAACTTCGAAAAACAAGAGATCATCAGGCGACATATGCTTTTATGAAAAGATTGGTGAAGGCTTTTGGAGAACCAACAGTTCTCACAACAGACAAAGCCCCAGCGCTACTTTGCGCGTTTAACAAATTAAAAGAACAAGGTTTTTATAGACGTACAACTCATTGTACAGTCAAACATTTGAACAATCTCATTGAACAAGACCATAGGCATGTAAAAAGACGTTTTGCCAAATCTACAGGATTTCAAAGCCTTCGTCATACTTCACGTACCTTGAAAGGTATTGAAACCGTTCATGCTCTATATAAACAAAAACGAAGTTTGCAACAACCAAACTTCGTTTTTTCGACGTATAATGAATTACAACAATTACTAACGATTGCATAA
- a CDS encoding Rpn family recombination-promoting nuclease/putative transposase, with product MSTKLVNLRIDFAFKQLFGTKGNEEILTGFLNAILEESLDTPITSLQLEDPHLHKSYEDDKLSILDLLATLDNGTQVNIEIQLRNTHDMVKRSLYYWSKLYTSQMQEGMPYRSLRKTITINLLDFILFSQDDAFHTIGQLWNTKMQQLLSDDIEIHFVEIPKLVKQWREEKVNPWENTFVRWMLLLPAHADEHLTQTLEEIAMNQDPILQKAINKWENMSHDSSFRTAYEAREKLLLDEQAKLAHAEQEGIEKGIEQGKMQMIRGMHEIGVPLETIAKASKLSMEEVERILKLK from the coding sequence ATGTCCACTAAATTAGTAAATTTACGCATTGATTTTGCTTTTAAACAGTTATTTGGGACGAAAGGAAATGAGGAAATTTTAACGGGTTTCTTAAATGCAATTCTAGAAGAATCTTTAGATACACCTATTACATCGCTACAACTAGAAGATCCACATCTCCATAAATCTTATGAAGATGATAAGTTATCGATTTTAGACCTATTAGCAACACTAGATAATGGGACGCAAGTAAATATCGAAATTCAGCTTCGGAATACACATGATATGGTGAAGCGATCTTTATATTATTGGAGTAAACTTTATACATCCCAAATGCAAGAAGGGATGCCATATCGTTCACTTCGGAAAACAATTACCATTAACTTATTAGACTTTATTTTGTTTTCTCAGGATGACGCATTTCATACCATCGGACAATTATGGAATACAAAAATGCAGCAACTATTAAGTGACGACATTGAAATCCATTTTGTGGAGATACCGAAATTGGTAAAACAATGGCGTGAAGAAAAAGTAAACCCGTGGGAAAATACATTTGTTCGTTGGATGTTATTATTACCAGCACATGCAGATGAACATTTAACTCAAACATTGGAGGAGATTGCGATGAATCAAGATCCAATTTTACAGAAGGCAATAAATAAATGGGAAAATATGAGCCATGATTCTTCTTTCCGAACAGCATATGAAGCTCGAGAGAAATTACTTCTAGATGAACAAGCTAAGCTAGCACATGCAGAACAAGAGGGTATAGAAAAAGGCATTGAGCAAGGTAAGATGCAAATGATTCGAGGGATGCATGAAATTGGTGTACCGCTTGAAACTATTGCAAAAGCAAGTAAGTTAAGTATGGAGGAAGTAGAACGTATCTTGAAATTAAAGTAA